TTTCTTGTAATAGGGTGGTACCAGATTTCATGACTTCCCTTGGCATGGCGATCAAAAACAAAACCCGCTTTTTTTAGTTTACGAATTAATTCAGAGGCTGTCATATCAAATATTGATGCTT
The sequence above is drawn from the Deltaproteobacteria bacterium genome and encodes:
- a CDS encoding type II toxin-antitoxin system HicA family toxin; protein product: MTASELIRKLKKAGFVFDRHAKGSHEIWYHPITRKRTIVPNHSGHEIPKGTLRAIIRQMGITTRQFEKL